In Choloepus didactylus isolate mChoDid1 chromosome X, mChoDid1.pri, whole genome shotgun sequence, a genomic segment contains:
- the PPP1R2C gene encoding protein phosphatase inhibitor 2 family member C has translation MAASAASQRPIKGILKNKTSAASSVVAPAEQPGGAMEEAMRKKSQKWDESNILATYRPACKDYGLMKMNKPSTPYLATLDDGEDPVNDSETWEATTPDLIAKKRAASETSEPKAEEQESTGEENLNIPLDKEEKRRQFEMKRKLHYNEGLNIKFARQLISKDLQAEEDENEESPHAADEESTAAEDSKEDSNEGSTSD, from the coding sequence ATGGCAGCCTCCGCCGCCTCGCAGAGGCCCATCAAGGGGATCCTGAAGAACAAAACTTCCGCGGCTTCCTCTGTGGTGGCTCCTGCCGAACAGCCTGGAGGGGCTATGGAGGAGGCGATGCGAAAAAAATCCCAGAAGTGGGACGAATCGAACATCCTGGCGACGTACCGCCCGGCATGTAAAGACTATGGTTTAATGAAGATGAATAAGCCGAGTACTCCTTACCTTGCTACGCTAGACGATGGTGAAGATCCAGTGAATGATTCAGAGACATGGGAAGCCACGACCCCAGACCTGATAGCTAAGAAACGAGCCGCCAGTGAAACCTCGGAGCCCAAGGCGGAGGAACAAGAGAGTACCGGGGAAGAGAACCTTAACATCCCACTTGATAAAGAGGAAAAACGGCGGCAGTTTGAAATGAAAAGGAAGCTTCACTACAATGAAGGACTGAACATTAAATTTGCTAGGCAATTGATTTCAAAAGACCTACAAGCTGAGGAggatgaaaatgaagaaagtCCGCATGCTGCAGATGAAGAAAGCACTGCTGCAGAAGACTCAAAAGAAGACTCAAATGAAGGCTCTACAAGTGATTAA